One genomic window of Anaeromyxobacter diazotrophicus includes the following:
- a CDS encoding FmdE family protein — protein MDLAEYVRCGTLAHGHACPPLVLGVRAGAVAMARLGVGRAVERELIAFVELGSDHYAQGFGDGVQFVTGCTFGKDLIFRFPHGKAGVRLVDHVRGRAVRVHPLPATIARLEETGWFRACAKSGRFAGDSRALAAQASDAFLTAPEEALFAVSPVFPLGLECPRPSFDTVTCADCGESVLAPYAHPVEGLRLCTLCEERRQARAG, from the coding sequence ATGGATCTCGCGGAGTACGTCCGCTGTGGGACGCTGGCCCACGGCCACGCCTGCCCGCCGCTGGTCCTCGGGGTGCGAGCGGGCGCGGTCGCGATGGCCCGCCTCGGCGTCGGCCGCGCCGTCGAGCGGGAGCTGATCGCGTTCGTGGAGCTCGGGAGCGACCACTACGCGCAGGGGTTCGGGGACGGGGTCCAGTTCGTGACCGGCTGCACGTTCGGGAAGGACCTCATCTTCAGGTTCCCGCACGGCAAGGCCGGCGTGCGGCTCGTCGACCACGTGCGGGGGCGCGCCGTGCGCGTCCACCCGCTCCCCGCGACGATCGCCCGCCTCGAGGAGACGGGCTGGTTTCGCGCCTGCGCGAAGAGCGGCCGCTTCGCGGGCGACTCCCGCGCGCTCGCCGCGCAGGCCTCGGACGCGTTCCTCACCGCGCCCGAGGAAGCGCTCTTCGCCGTGAGCCCGGTGTTCCCGCTCGGCCTCGAGTGCCCGCGCCCAAGCTTCGACACGGTCACCTGCGCCGACTGCGGCGAGAGCGTCCTCGCCCCGTACGCGCACCCCGTGGAAGGCCTCCGCCTGTGCACCCTCTGCGAGGAGCGGCGCCAGGCGAGGGCTGGCTGA
- a CDS encoding efflux RND transporter permease subunit: MDLEARFGLAGRLAKGFLRSKLTPLIVLASLALGLAAVALTPREEEPQIVVPMVDVIVPMPGSTPKEVETQLTTPLERRLWGIPGVEYLYSTSRPGVALLTVRFKVNEPLVPSLSKVHQELTAHPELLPATALQPVVRLLTIDDVPFLTVTLHGPPLPAGELRKIGEEVGRELSDVPQTAQVQVLGGARRAVRIEPDPEKLRSLGVSLAELDPALRAAQAQLPAGALVDANQRAVLEAQGYALSASELRRVVVAVRGDRPIYLEDVARVTDGPEPEPAVALLATKGRPGFEQAVSIAVAKRAGTNATELAERVLSKVEALRGRLIPAAVEATVTRNYGETAKEKSNELIEHLLIATLSVIALILLAMGWRSAVVVAVAVPVTLALTLLLTYLFGYTLNRVTLFALIFSIGILVDDAIVVVENVHRHLHLPGPRRSFARTVVEAVDEVGNPTILATFAVIAAILPMAFVRGLMGPYMRPIPVGASAAMLFSLVIAFIVSPWAAMKVFRREAHLPDVDGTGMHPADPDRDAAEPAAHPEAVPESAPETWTARAPRKVTRLLLGSGLARWSFFGGMAVLLLAAASLLALGAVKVKMLPFDNKSEFQVQLDLPAGTPREDALALGQDLARRVLQEPEVRDVEVYSGVAAPFTFVGLVRHSFLRDAPEQVDLQVNLTPKGERKAKSHAIVMRVRPALEALARPAGARLKLVEIPPGPPVLDTLVAQVYGPTAAERERLARQVLEAFRTTEGVVDVDSTLNPTSPKISLVVDREKAALHGVAASAVVQTLAAAGQGAPLGTFHAGRGAQQVPVVLQLAPAQRSRLDQLLTLTVPGQRGAVPLSELVQVRRGREDPDLHHENLMPVAYVFADLAGTIESPVYALLALNQKLDALRGQGGEVVPRLGLAHPDQTERPILKWDGEWHITLEVFRDLGLAFATVVVLIYLLLVGWFQSFTVPLVILVPIPISLIGILPAHALSGTFFTATSMIGFIAGAGIIVRNSIILVDFIELKLREGMPLGAAVEEAGVVRFRPMLLTASAVLVGSAVMLADPIFQGLALSLMAGEVAATLLSRFAVPVIYFLVARHGRAAELQREGALNVPAPAAPRPGPASPALHGGRAVGLPR, translated from the coding sequence GTGGACCTTGAGGCGCGCTTCGGCCTGGCCGGGCGGCTCGCGAAGGGCTTCCTCCGCAGCAAGCTCACCCCGCTCATCGTCCTCGCCTCGCTGGCCCTGGGCCTGGCCGCGGTGGCGCTCACCCCGCGCGAGGAGGAGCCGCAGATCGTCGTGCCGATGGTGGACGTCATCGTCCCCATGCCGGGCTCCACGCCGAAGGAGGTCGAGACGCAGCTCACGACCCCGCTCGAGCGGCGGCTGTGGGGCATCCCCGGCGTCGAGTACCTGTACAGCACGAGCCGCCCCGGCGTCGCCCTGCTCACCGTCCGCTTCAAGGTGAACGAGCCGCTGGTGCCGAGCCTCTCCAAGGTCCACCAGGAGCTCACGGCGCATCCGGAGCTGCTGCCGGCCACGGCCCTGCAGCCCGTCGTCAGGCTCCTCACCATCGACGACGTCCCGTTCCTCACCGTCACGCTGCACGGCCCGCCGCTGCCCGCGGGCGAGCTGCGCAAGATCGGGGAGGAGGTGGGGCGCGAGCTGTCCGACGTGCCGCAGACGGCGCAGGTGCAGGTGCTGGGCGGCGCGCGGCGCGCGGTCCGGATCGAGCCCGACCCCGAGAAGCTGCGGAGCCTGGGCGTCTCGCTGGCCGAGCTCGACCCCGCCCTGCGCGCCGCGCAGGCCCAGCTCCCGGCGGGCGCCCTCGTCGACGCCAACCAGCGCGCCGTGCTGGAGGCGCAGGGGTACGCCCTGTCCGCCTCGGAGCTGCGCCGCGTGGTGGTGGCGGTGCGGGGCGACCGGCCCATCTACCTGGAGGACGTGGCGCGGGTCACCGACGGCCCCGAGCCCGAGCCCGCCGTCGCGCTCCTGGCGACCAAGGGCCGGCCCGGCTTCGAGCAGGCCGTCTCCATCGCCGTCGCCAAGCGGGCCGGCACCAACGCCACCGAGCTGGCGGAGCGGGTGCTCTCGAAGGTCGAGGCGCTGCGCGGCCGCCTCATCCCGGCGGCGGTCGAGGCCACGGTCACCCGCAACTACGGCGAGACCGCGAAGGAGAAGTCGAACGAGCTCATCGAGCACCTGCTCATCGCGACGCTCTCCGTCATCGCCCTCATCCTGCTCGCCATGGGCTGGCGCTCGGCGGTGGTGGTCGCCGTCGCGGTGCCGGTGACGCTCGCCCTGACGCTGCTCCTCACCTACCTCTTCGGCTACACGCTCAACCGCGTCACCCTGTTCGCGCTCATCTTCTCCATCGGCATCCTGGTGGACGACGCGATCGTGGTGGTGGAGAACGTGCACCGCCACCTCCACCTCCCCGGCCCGAGGCGGAGCTTCGCCCGGACGGTGGTCGAGGCGGTGGACGAGGTGGGCAACCCCACCATCCTCGCCACCTTCGCCGTCATCGCCGCCATCCTGCCCATGGCCTTCGTGCGCGGGCTCATGGGTCCGTACATGCGGCCCATCCCCGTCGGCGCGAGCGCGGCGATGCTGTTCTCGCTCGTCATCGCGTTCATCGTGAGCCCGTGGGCGGCGATGAAGGTCTTCCGCCGGGAGGCGCACCTCCCCGACGTGGACGGGACGGGCATGCACCCGGCCGACCCCGACCGCGACGCGGCCGAGCCGGCCGCCCACCCCGAGGCGGTCCCGGAGTCGGCGCCCGAGACCTGGACGGCGCGCGCGCCCCGCAAGGTGACGCGGCTCCTGCTCGGCTCGGGCCTCGCGCGGTGGAGCTTCTTCGGCGGCATGGCGGTCCTGCTCCTCGCCGCCGCGTCGCTGCTCGCGCTCGGGGCCGTCAAGGTCAAGATGTTGCCGTTCGACAACAAGAGCGAGTTCCAGGTGCAGCTCGACCTGCCCGCCGGGACCCCGCGCGAGGACGCGCTGGCGCTCGGCCAGGACCTGGCGCGGCGCGTGCTGCAGGAGCCGGAGGTGCGCGACGTCGAGGTGTACTCGGGGGTGGCGGCGCCCTTCACCTTCGTCGGCCTGGTGCGCCACAGCTTCCTCCGCGACGCGCCCGAGCAGGTCGACCTCCAGGTCAACCTCACGCCGAAGGGCGAGCGCAAGGCGAAGAGCCACGCCATCGTCATGCGGGTGCGGCCGGCGCTGGAGGCGCTCGCGCGGCCCGCCGGCGCGCGGCTCAAGCTGGTGGAGATCCCGCCTGGCCCGCCCGTGCTCGACACGCTGGTCGCCCAGGTCTACGGCCCGACCGCCGCGGAGCGCGAGCGGCTGGCGCGCCAGGTCCTCGAGGCCTTCCGCACCACCGAGGGCGTCGTCGACGTCGACTCGACGCTCAACCCCACCTCGCCCAAGATCTCGCTGGTGGTCGATCGCGAGAAGGCGGCGCTCCACGGCGTCGCCGCCTCGGCGGTCGTGCAGACGCTCGCCGCGGCCGGACAGGGCGCGCCGCTCGGCACGTTCCACGCGGGGCGCGGCGCGCAGCAGGTGCCGGTGGTGCTGCAGCTCGCCCCGGCGCAGCGCTCGCGGCTCGACCAGCTCCTGACGCTCACGGTGCCGGGGCAGCGCGGGGCGGTGCCGCTCTCGGAGCTGGTCCAGGTCCGCCGCGGCCGCGAGGATCCCGACCTCCACCACGAGAACCTGATGCCGGTGGCGTACGTCTTCGCCGATCTGGCCGGCACCATCGAGAGCCCGGTCTACGCGCTGCTGGCGCTGAACCAGAAGCTCGACGCGCTGCGCGGCCAGGGCGGCGAGGTGGTGCCGCGGCTCGGCCTGGCGCACCCGGACCAGACCGAGCGGCCCATCCTGAAGTGGGACGGCGAGTGGCACATCACGCTCGAGGTCTTCCGGGACCTCGGCCTCGCCTTCGCGACGGTGGTGGTGCTCATCTACCTGCTGCTGGTGGGCTGGTTCCAGAGCTTCACGGTGCCGCTCGTCATCCTGGTGCCGATCCCGATCTCGCTCATCGGGATCCTCCCCGCGCACGCGCTCTCGGGCACCTTCTTCACCGCCACCAGCATGATCGGCTTCATCGCCGGCGCCGGCATCATCGTCCGCAACAGCATCATCCTGGTGGACTTCATCGAGCTGAAGCTGCGGGAGGGCATGCCGCTGGGGGCGGCGGTGGAGGAGGCCGGGGTGGTCCGCTTCCGGCCCATGCTCCTCACCGCCTCGGCGGTGCTGGTCGGGAGCGCGGTGATGCTGGCCGACCCCATCTTCCAGGGGCTCGCGCTGTCGCTCATGGCCGGCGAGGTGGCCGCGACGCTGCTCTCGCGCTTCGCGGTCCCGGTGATCTACTTCCTGGTCGCGCGCCACGGCCGCGCCGCCGAGCTCCAGCGGGAGGGCGCGCTGAACGTCCCCGCGCCGGCCGCGCCGCGGCCCGGGCCGGCGTCCCCGGCCCTTCACGGAGGGAGGGCGGTCGGGCTGCCCCGCTGA
- a CDS encoding ArsR/SmtB family transcription factor — protein sequence MGVKRQPQPALSTDPERARRVSEVLKAVAHPLRIRIVAILADGDENVTALSEKLQAPQAIVSQQLRILRSQGLVEAERENGFARYRLIEPNLRTLVACMEGCAR from the coding sequence GTGGGGGTCAAGCGTCAGCCTCAACCCGCCCTCTCCACGGACCCCGAGCGCGCCCGGCGCGTCTCGGAGGTCCTGAAGGCGGTCGCGCACCCGCTGCGCATCCGGATCGTGGCCATCCTCGCGGACGGCGACGAGAACGTGACCGCCCTGTCCGAGAAGCTCCAGGCCCCGCAGGCCATCGTGTCCCAGCAGCTCCGCATCCTCCGCAGCCAGGGGCTCGTCGAGGCGGAGCGCGAGAACGGCTTCGCGCGCTACCGGCTCATCGAGCCGAACCTGCGGACGCTCGTGGCGTGCATGGAGGGCTGCGCGCGCTGA
- a CDS encoding YgaP family membrane protein, whose protein sequence is MTTERYVRVFAGLFILLSLALGVEGSPLFVSRWALAFTAFVGLNLFQSGLTRFCPLELILRGLGVKDAVELDRARPDRAA, encoded by the coding sequence ATGACCACCGAACGCTACGTCCGCGTCTTCGCCGGCCTGTTCATCCTGCTGTCCCTCGCCCTCGGCGTGGAGGGGAGCCCGCTCTTCGTCTCGCGCTGGGCGCTCGCCTTCACCGCGTTCGTGGGCCTGAACCTGTTCCAGAGCGGGCTCACCCGCTTCTGCCCGCTCGAGCTGATCCTCCGCGGGCTCGGGGTCAAGGACGCGGTCGAGCTGGACCGCGCGCGGCCGGATCGCGCCGCCTGA
- a CDS encoding cytochrome c3 family protein — translation MRLSSILPLLAALAAGPALAAPAAAPDSAAKPAKKPAHPDNDYIKEHGYDGPRTCEVCHPGTAKAFLETVHWKHASKVPNVKGLDPKREYGMQNRIYTFCNGNDIVNNLKEIPANADGKTKLAGCNTCHPGNHLSDVGSTGAEAEQAVDCLICHASKYDYSKRKPSKTADGKVVMGQDRSVQAALTVGKPSVKSCMTCHESAGGGQLIKRGFAFDAEHDAHAAKGMTCVDCHAAKDHKIPTGFDPNNWANDGVRVACGDCHGDKPHGDPDYDAHTAKVACQTCHIPTTGGAVAKDFTKWTKLETGFYDPGTIKRSPSDTKPVYAWFSGTVEAKPHFIGPVGSRADGKSKIFPFKIYQGRAFYDRRNGQLLSMDFAQPMATGDALAGVASAAKTLGLGKVEPVAGWQTIYFANSHLVTKAKALTCDRCHVPTGVLDFQALGYSKAEIAKRGLQSPQLWFDKLLAKELKKEE, via the coding sequence AAGAAGCCCGCCCACCCGGACAACGACTACATCAAGGAGCACGGCTACGATGGGCCCAGGACCTGCGAGGTCTGCCACCCCGGGACGGCCAAGGCCTTCCTCGAGACGGTCCACTGGAAGCACGCCTCGAAGGTGCCGAACGTGAAGGGCCTCGATCCCAAGCGCGAGTACGGGATGCAGAACCGCATCTACACGTTCTGCAACGGCAACGACATCGTCAACAACCTGAAGGAGATCCCCGCCAACGCCGACGGCAAGACCAAGCTCGCCGGCTGCAACACCTGCCACCCCGGGAACCACCTCTCGGACGTCGGCTCCACCGGCGCGGAGGCCGAGCAGGCCGTCGACTGCCTCATCTGCCACGCCTCGAAGTACGACTACTCGAAGCGCAAGCCGTCCAAGACCGCGGACGGCAAGGTGGTGATGGGCCAGGATCGCAGCGTCCAGGCGGCGCTGACGGTGGGCAAGCCGAGCGTGAAGAGCTGCATGACCTGCCACGAGTCCGCGGGCGGCGGGCAGCTCATCAAGCGCGGCTTCGCCTTCGACGCCGAGCACGACGCGCACGCCGCCAAGGGCATGACCTGCGTCGACTGCCACGCGGCCAAGGACCACAAGATCCCCACCGGCTTCGACCCGAACAACTGGGCCAACGACGGCGTGCGGGTCGCCTGCGGCGACTGCCACGGCGACAAGCCGCACGGCGACCCCGACTACGACGCCCACACCGCGAAGGTCGCGTGCCAGACCTGCCACATCCCCACCACCGGCGGCGCGGTCGCGAAGGACTTCACGAAGTGGACCAAGCTCGAGACGGGCTTCTACGACCCGGGCACCATCAAGCGGAGCCCCTCGGACACGAAGCCGGTCTACGCGTGGTTCAGCGGCACGGTCGAGGCCAAGCCGCACTTCATCGGCCCGGTCGGCAGCCGCGCCGACGGCAAGAGCAAGATCTTCCCGTTCAAGATCTACCAGGGCCGGGCGTTCTACGACCGCCGCAACGGCCAGCTCCTCTCGATGGACTTCGCGCAGCCGATGGCGACCGGTGACGCCCTCGCCGGCGTGGCGTCGGCGGCGAAGACGCTGGGGCTGGGCAAGGTGGAGCCCGTGGCCGGCTGGCAGACGATCTACTTCGCGAACAGCCACCTCGTGACCAAGGCGAAGGCGCTCACCTGCGACCGCTGCCACGTCCCGACCGGCGTGCTCGACTTCCAGGCGCTCGGGTACTCCAAGGCGGAGATCGCGAAGCGCGGCCTCCAGAGCCCCCAGCTCTGGTTCGACAAGCTGCTGGCCAAGGAGCTGAAGAAGGAGGAGTGA
- a CDS encoding TolC family protein, which produces MATWRRRGWRWGAATAVLVAASVLAPPAAHAASLSLEEAVRAAWASNPGLAAGAQQARSAREDAAAARDARLPTLSFSAKGLVTDEPLMAFGVKLDQQKITQADFAPPRLNAPDPVGGVGLGASVMQPIYMGGRLTAGRRAAEAQAEAEGHTQARRQDELALAVVEAYFGAQVAEQGLRFAEDTLQHAAETERFTQARNRQGLALDADVARATAFRAQAEAERATARQRVASARSALVLLAGDVASGAELTTPVERAQPAPADGAPPPGIERADLLAARLRATAAEEAGAAARGSLLPEVFAQAGVETLRSSLAQGATWFQLLLVARWQLSLGALDGTRAAEARAAAARSAAAWQERQARREVDEAHRAVETADVRVASAREAISASESARSLREARHRQGLLPLTDVLDAEAGLAGARALLLQSQLQARLARAQLQLALGQSIEGVKS; this is translated from the coding sequence CGGCGGCTCACGCCGCCTCGCTGAGCCTCGAGGAGGCCGTCCGGGCCGCCTGGGCGAGCAACCCCGGGCTCGCCGCCGGGGCGCAGCAGGCGCGCTCGGCGCGCGAGGACGCGGCCGCGGCCCGCGACGCGCGCCTCCCCACCCTCTCCTTCTCGGCCAAGGGCCTCGTCACCGACGAGCCGTTGATGGCCTTCGGCGTCAAGCTCGACCAGCAGAAGATCACCCAGGCCGACTTCGCGCCCCCGCGCCTCAACGCGCCCGATCCGGTGGGCGGGGTGGGGCTCGGGGCCTCGGTCATGCAGCCCATCTACATGGGCGGCCGGCTCACCGCCGGGCGGCGCGCCGCCGAGGCCCAGGCCGAGGCCGAGGGGCACACGCAGGCGCGGCGCCAGGACGAGCTGGCGCTGGCGGTGGTGGAGGCCTACTTCGGCGCGCAGGTGGCCGAGCAGGGCCTCCGCTTCGCCGAGGACACGCTCCAGCACGCCGCCGAGACCGAGCGCTTCACCCAGGCGCGCAACCGGCAGGGCCTCGCCCTCGACGCCGACGTGGCGCGCGCCACGGCCTTCCGCGCCCAGGCCGAGGCGGAGCGGGCCACCGCGCGGCAGCGGGTCGCCTCGGCGCGCTCGGCGCTGGTGCTCCTCGCGGGCGACGTCGCGAGCGGGGCCGAGCTGACGACCCCGGTCGAGCGCGCCCAGCCCGCGCCCGCCGACGGCGCCCCGCCGCCCGGGATCGAGCGCGCGGACCTCCTCGCGGCGCGGCTGCGCGCCACCGCCGCGGAGGAGGCGGGCGCCGCCGCCCGGGGCTCGCTGCTGCCCGAGGTCTTCGCCCAGGCGGGCGTCGAGACCCTGCGCTCCAGCCTCGCCCAGGGCGCCACCTGGTTCCAGCTCCTCCTCGTGGCGCGCTGGCAGCTCTCGCTCGGCGCGCTCGACGGCACGCGCGCCGCCGAGGCGCGGGCCGCCGCCGCCCGCTCCGCCGCCGCGTGGCAGGAGCGGCAGGCGCGGCGCGAGGTGGACGAGGCCCACCGCGCGGTGGAGACCGCCGACGTGCGCGTCGCCTCGGCGCGCGAGGCGATCTCCGCCTCCGAGTCGGCCCGCTCGCTGCGTGAGGCGCGGCACCGCCAGGGCCTCTTGCCCCTCACCGACGTGCTCGACGCGGAGGCAGGGCTCGCCGGAGCGCGCGCGCTGCTCCTGCAGAGCCAGCTGCAGGCCCGGCTCGCCCGGGCCCAGCTCCAGCTCGCGCTGGGCCAGTCCATCGAAGGAGTGAAGTCATGA
- a CDS encoding sensor histidine kinase — protein MPLLPEDRRSGIERASRRRVRKTLLGAIALVIAGLVALGALVLGTIGPQLAELSRIGGEHARAVGATAHLRDHLAALVEQLGGGDEGSPPGPVDVAGELRAIDAGAGQLDALCREDEERATLKRLREELLRVSTLAARVERAREGGRRALARAAARELSTRALEASRATDAIIRFNAAEVRDATSTVHASLLRAMVTSSALGLLVMAGALILLRQALHAIEAHEHLVDRHAEDLAAFASRAAHELRTPLHTIGMALHVLRKNPNQATALERAEASAKRLGQTIDDILRFSRAGGAPEPGASCRIGPAVDAVVTELGPQAAEAGLALATDAEADLEVAMAEGHLHAVVQNLVGNAIKYGRREGGRVAVRASAEGGWAVLSVADDGPGIPRAALTHVFEPFYRASTQADGYGLGLPTVKRLVEAHGGTVQLTSAPGKGTTVTLRLPRAPPQRGSPTALPP, from the coding sequence GTGCCGCTTCTGCCCGAAGACCGGCGGTCGGGGATCGAGCGCGCCTCCCGGCGCAGGGTCCGGAAGACGCTCCTCGGCGCCATCGCGCTCGTGATCGCGGGGCTGGTCGCGCTGGGCGCGCTCGTCCTCGGCACCATCGGACCGCAGCTGGCGGAGCTCTCGCGCATCGGCGGCGAGCACGCGCGGGCGGTCGGCGCGACCGCGCACCTGCGCGACCACCTCGCGGCGCTCGTCGAGCAGCTCGGCGGCGGGGACGAGGGCTCGCCTCCTGGCCCGGTCGACGTGGCGGGCGAGCTGCGCGCGATCGACGCCGGCGCCGGCCAGCTCGACGCGCTCTGCCGCGAGGACGAGGAGCGCGCGACGCTGAAGCGGCTCCGGGAGGAGCTCCTGCGCGTCTCGACCCTGGCGGCGCGGGTCGAGCGCGCGCGCGAGGGGGGCCGGCGCGCCCTCGCCCGCGCCGCGGCGCGCGAGCTCTCGACGCGCGCCCTCGAGGCGAGCCGGGCGACCGACGCGATCATCCGCTTCAACGCGGCGGAGGTCCGCGACGCCACCTCCACGGTGCACGCCTCGCTCCTGCGGGCGATGGTGACGAGCTCGGCGCTGGGTCTCCTGGTGATGGCGGGCGCGCTGATCCTGCTCCGGCAGGCGCTCCACGCCATCGAGGCGCACGAGCACCTGGTCGACCGCCACGCCGAGGACCTGGCGGCCTTCGCCTCCCGGGCCGCGCACGAGCTGCGCACGCCGCTCCACACCATCGGGATGGCGCTGCACGTCCTGCGCAAGAACCCGAACCAGGCGACCGCGCTCGAGCGGGCCGAGGCGAGCGCGAAGCGGCTGGGCCAGACCATCGACGACATCCTGCGCTTCTCGCGCGCGGGCGGCGCGCCCGAGCCGGGCGCGTCCTGCCGGATCGGCCCCGCCGTCGACGCCGTGGTGACCGAGCTCGGGCCGCAGGCCGCGGAGGCCGGGCTCGCGCTCGCCACCGACGCCGAGGCGGACCTGGAGGTGGCGATGGCGGAGGGGCACCTGCACGCGGTGGTGCAGAACCTGGTGGGCAACGCGATCAAGTACGGCCGGCGCGAGGGCGGCCGGGTGGCGGTGCGCGCCAGCGCCGAGGGTGGCTGGGCCGTCCTCTCGGTGGCCGACGACGGGCCCGGGATCCCGCGCGCCGCGCTGACGCACGTGTTCGAGCCGTTCTACCGGGCGAGCACGCAGGCCGACGGCTACGGGCTCGGCCTGCCCACCGTGAAGCGGCTGGTGGAGGCGCACGGCGGGACGGTGCAGCTCACGAGCGCCCCGGGGAAGGGGACGACGGTCACGCTCCGCCTGCCGCGCGCGCCGCCTCAGCGGGGCAGCCCGACCGCCCTCCCTCCGTGA
- a CDS encoding efflux RND transporter periplasmic adaptor subunit — protein sequence MMRLSPLKLALAVAALAAALDGAATARSEGAPAAPATAPIQVRLVDVAPGEAAGWAAASLASAQHATLSTRLSATVRAVAVEEGARVKQGELLIRLSDDDVRAQLSAAQTALASAAAHERRIRELAAQRAATPSELEQAEAQRAQAQAAVAGAKASLAYAELRAPFSGTVQAKRVNAGDLVGPGQPLLDVQGAGLEVQASLSEAEASGLRLGQRLRFQAGDRRGEAEITALTPGGDPLSHRRFLRGRVLGGAQGLRSGTFARLELPGAPAAPRQAWVPRSAIVERGDLTGVFVAVQGQAQLRWISLGEPAGDRFPVRAGLRPGEAVIDAPGALRDGEAVEVSRGP from the coding sequence ATGATGCGTCTCTCTCCCCTGAAGCTCGCCCTGGCCGTGGCGGCGCTCGCCGCGGCGCTCGACGGCGCCGCCACCGCCCGGAGCGAGGGCGCCCCCGCGGCCCCGGCCACGGCGCCCATCCAGGTGAGGCTCGTCGACGTCGCGCCCGGCGAGGCCGCCGGCTGGGCGGCCGCCAGCCTCGCGTCGGCGCAGCACGCCACGCTCTCCACCCGCCTCTCCGCCACGGTGCGGGCGGTGGCGGTGGAGGAGGGCGCGCGGGTGAAGCAGGGCGAGCTCCTCATCCGGCTCTCCGACGACGACGTGCGGGCCCAGCTCTCCGCTGCGCAGACCGCGCTCGCGAGCGCGGCCGCCCACGAGCGGCGCATCCGCGAGCTCGCCGCCCAGCGCGCCGCCACCCCGAGCGAGCTGGAGCAGGCCGAGGCGCAGCGGGCGCAGGCGCAGGCCGCGGTCGCCGGCGCGAAGGCGAGCCTCGCCTACGCCGAGCTGCGCGCCCCGTTCAGCGGGACGGTCCAGGCGAAGCGCGTCAACGCCGGCGACCTGGTCGGCCCCGGCCAGCCGCTGCTCGACGTCCAGGGCGCGGGCCTCGAGGTGCAGGCGAGCCTGTCCGAGGCCGAGGCCAGCGGGCTGCGGCTCGGCCAGCGGCTGCGCTTCCAGGCGGGCGACCGGCGCGGCGAGGCGGAGATCACGGCGCTCACGCCGGGCGGCGATCCGCTCTCGCACCGCCGCTTCCTGCGCGGCCGAGTGCTGGGGGGGGCCCAGGGGCTCCGCAGCGGCACGTTCGCCCGCCTCGAGCTGCCGGGCGCCCCCGCGGCGCCCCGGCAGGCGTGGGTGCCGAGGAGCGCGATCGTGGAGCGCGGCGACCTCACCGGCGTCTTCGTGGCCGTCCAGGGGCAGGCGCAGCTGCGCTGGATCTCGCTCGGCGAGCCCGCCGGCGATCGCTTCCCGGTGCGGGCGGGCCTGCGGCCCGGGGAGGCGGTGATCGACGCCCCGGGAGCGCTCCGCGACGGCGAGGCGGTGGAGGTGTCCCGTGGACCTTGA